A region from the Francisella orientalis FNO12 genome encodes:
- a CDS encoding OmpA family protein has product MKKLLNIGAILILVLAITSCETFTGSENPSDENLSFPTLEPCTKKLIESNPSFICLKEQQGPDLIQTNIKFDADSYNLNDQAKQILNKLYAYLKLTDTTTFTIRGYAGKVESKLLTDKQILTEYNIRLSQNRAESVEEYLVRRGLDKNNGIIIKALGYQDPIAPNDTSSNRAINQRVEITLKSRLIEQIDNIEQNLKHVRLADYTKFFSNVYLLNGNEVDNVSRIYDSSEKRPVLSIGFKIFANKEYPQNVDNKNFIIISEPKPLSSFNDDTKYYRLGTAKYDHTYKGITALTITNLTREAGVGNYVIPDAIVDQKLPNETFRMASKVTVNVLEDVMNTNTFSSSYNSILLNKGATDGLKLGAEVILYEPESRTDVFPIPPKYIGYGFIYRESNNYSIAIIVNSLQEITSNTMATTRL; this is encoded by the coding sequence ATGAAAAAACTATTAAACATTGGTGCAATATTAATATTGGTGCTTGCCATTACAAGCTGTGAAACTTTTACTGGTAGTGAGAATCCTAGCGATGAAAACCTCTCCTTTCCAACACTGGAGCCATGCACAAAAAAATTAATAGAATCTAACCCGTCTTTCATATGTTTAAAAGAACAACAAGGTCCAGATCTAATTCAAACAAATATAAAATTTGATGCTGATAGCTATAACCTTAATGATCAAGCCAAGCAAATTCTCAATAAACTCTATGCTTACCTAAAACTTACGGACACTACAACATTTACAATAAGAGGATATGCAGGAAAAGTTGAGTCAAAACTTCTAACTGATAAACAGATCCTGACGGAATACAATATTAGACTATCTCAGAACCGTGCAGAAAGTGTCGAGGAGTATCTTGTTAGGAGAGGGCTAGATAAAAATAATGGTATTATAATTAAAGCTCTAGGCTACCAAGACCCTATTGCCCCAAATGACACAAGCTCAAATAGAGCAATAAATCAAAGAGTTGAAATTACTCTAAAAAGTAGACTTATCGAGCAAATAGATAATATAGAACAAAATCTAAAACATGTAAGGCTTGCAGATTATACTAAATTCTTTTCAAATGTTTACCTACTAAATGGTAATGAGGTTGATAATGTATCAAGAATATACGATTCTAGCGAAAAAAGGCCTGTACTTAGTATAGGCTTCAAGATTTTTGCCAATAAAGAATATCCTCAAAATGTTGATAACAAAAACTTTATTATTATTTCAGAACCTAAACCTCTATCCTCATTTAATGACGATACAAAATACTATAGGCTAGGAACTGCAAAATATGACCATACTTATAAAGGCATTACAGCTCTTACGATTACCAATCTAACTAGAGAAGCTGGCGTTGGCAATTATGTAATACCCGATGCTATTGTAGATCAAAAACTTCCAAATGAAACATTTAGAATGGCCAGCAAAGTAACTGTTAATGTTCTCGAAGATGTTATGAATACAAACACATTCTCATCATCTTATAATAGTATTCTACTTAACAAAGGAGCTACTGATGGCCTAAAACTAGGAGCAGAAGTTATATTATACGAACCAGAGAGTAGAACTGATGTCTTTCCTATACCACCTAAATATATAGGTTATGGTTTTATATATAGAGAATCTAACAACTACTCTATA
- the fkpB gene encoding FKBP-type peptidyl-prolyl cis-trans isomerase has protein sequence MKITSDSFLKIHFKFRLKDGSIAEDTENYNRPFIFQMGQGCFTDKVESELEGASIGDSKRVVLMPEEAFGEKHPASIYSVPKYRFPKDMELEEGLIVSFSQKDGSKLPGLITEINENDVTVDFNHPLSGQIIVFEAKILDIAEKEEDLGEDIIS, from the coding sequence ATGAAAATAACTTCAGATAGCTTTTTAAAAATACACTTTAAATTTAGATTGAAAGATGGTTCTATAGCTGAAGATACAGAAAACTATAATAGACCTTTTATATTTCAGATGGGTCAAGGATGTTTTACTGATAAGGTTGAAAGCGAGCTGGAGGGGGCATCTATTGGTGACAGCAAAAGAGTCGTTTTAATGCCAGAAGAAGCATTTGGTGAAAAACATCCAGCAAGTATATACTCCGTACCAAAGTATAGATTTCCAAAGGATATGGAGTTAGAAGAAGGTTTAATTGTATCATTTAGCCAAAAAGATGGCTCTAAGCTACCGGGTTTGATTACCGAAATTAATGAAAATGATGTTACAGTAGATTTCAATCATCCATTATCAGGTCAGATAATTGTATTTGAAGCTAAGATTTTAGATATAGCAGAAAAAGAGGAAGATTTAGGTGAAGATATTATTAGCTAA
- the ispH gene encoding 4-hydroxy-3-methylbut-2-enyl diphosphate reductase: protein MKILLANPRGFCAGVSRAVETVEKVLEVEKSPIYVRHEVVHNKVVVDSLKKKGVVFVKDVDEVPDDAVCIFSAHGVSLQVEESAAKKNLVLYDATCPLVTKVHRGVRLASNNDAECVLVGHKGHPEVQGTIGQYRSIKGAIYLVESEEDVSKLNIKDPENLYYATQTTLSVDETQSIIEALKGRYPNIKGPKKEDICYATQNRQTAIKSMLKEIDILVVVGSQNSSNSNRLKELATLEGIDSYLVDNPSEIRKAWFDDKKVCGVSAGASAPEYLVQQIITEISRICEGDVAVEEFDGIKEEVYFPLPRLLKQKIISIN from the coding sequence GTGAAGATATTATTAGCTAATCCCAGAGGCTTTTGTGCAGGAGTAAGCAGAGCTGTAGAAACTGTAGAAAAAGTTTTAGAAGTTGAAAAGTCTCCTATCTATGTGCGTCATGAAGTTGTCCATAATAAAGTTGTTGTCGATTCTTTGAAGAAAAAGGGTGTAGTCTTTGTTAAAGATGTTGATGAGGTTCCAGATGATGCTGTATGTATATTCAGTGCTCATGGTGTTTCGCTACAGGTCGAAGAATCTGCAGCTAAAAAAAATCTTGTCTTATATGATGCGACATGTCCATTAGTTACTAAAGTTCATAGAGGTGTTCGACTAGCTAGTAATAATGATGCTGAGTGTGTTTTGGTTGGGCATAAGGGACATCCTGAGGTTCAGGGCACAATAGGCCAGTACCGTAGTATAAAAGGCGCTATATACCTAGTTGAAAGCGAAGAGGATGTAAGTAAGCTGAATATAAAAGACCCTGAGAATCTGTATTATGCAACACAAACAACTCTATCAGTTGATGAGACCCAGTCTATTATAGAAGCATTGAAGGGTCGATATCCAAATATCAAAGGACCTAAAAAAGAAGATATTTGCTATGCAACTCAGAATCGTCAAACTGCAATAAAATCAATGCTTAAAGAAATAGATATCTTAGTTGTTGTAGGTTCACAAAATAGCTCGAATTCTAATAGGCTTAAAGAGCTGGCGACACTAGAAGGTATTGATTCTTATTTGGTTGATAATCCTTCGGAAATTAGGAAAGCATGGTTTGACGATAAGAAAGTTTGTGGTGTAAGTGCCGGAGCATCTGCACCTGAATATCTTGTTCAGCAAATAATTACAGAGATATCTAGGATCTGTGAAGGAGATGTTGCTGTAGAGGAGTTTGATGGTATCAAGGAAGAAGTGTATTTTCCTCTTCCTAGATTACTAAAGCAGAAAATTATTAGCATTAATTGA
- the aroH gene encoding chorismate mutase: MQRSVRGATTIEKDTKENVLSATRELLQEMIDLNNIKSEDIVNIIFTATRDIESEFPAVAAREVGLVNVPLIDCQQMMRKGALEFCIRVMLTYNTTKSQIDVKHVYLHGAKVLRPDLLIK; the protein is encoded by the coding sequence ATGCAGAGGTCAGTTAGAGGTGCGACAACGATAGAAAAAGATACTAAAGAGAATGTCTTAAGTGCTACAAGAGAGCTTTTGCAAGAGATGATAGATCTCAATAATATTAAGTCAGAAGATATTGTTAATATTATATTCACTGCAACTAGAGATATTGAATCCGAATTTCCTGCTGTTGCAGCTCGTGAGGTGGGTTTAGTTAATGTTCCTTTGATTGATTGCCAGCAAATGATGCGTAAAGGAGCATTAGAGTTTTGTATTAGGGTTATGTTGACATATAATACAACTAAGTCCCAGATTGATGTAAAACATGTGTACTTGCATGGGGCGAAAGTATTAAGACCAGATTTATTAATAAAGTAG
- a CDS encoding CDP-alcohol phosphatidyltransferase family protein has product MVMWLLENIDMKKSKYILPSLFTSASLLFAFLAIIAAFQGNFISSAVYMLLAGFADAFDGRVARYTHTQTEFGAALDSLADVVSFGATPALVMYFWSLHNLGALGAAIAFLYLLAVALRLAKFDTMPASDNSEESVLECRLYFYGMPCPAGAVTISGLIWMSQRFLVGDSTFLSVVVVVLTAFTALYLAFMMVSDIKFRSFKDSDGKGNISKLYVICFILIILMLFTMPDKLLYFIMIGYALSGPVSHYRYKQKIKNSDLNEDSVVDGKKNYRC; this is encoded by the coding sequence ATAGTGATGTGGTTATTAGAAAATATTGATATGAAAAAGTCAAAATATATACTTCCTAGTTTATTTACTAGTGCAAGTTTGTTGTTTGCTTTTTTGGCTATTATTGCTGCCTTTCAAGGTAACTTTATCTCATCGGCAGTATATATGTTGTTAGCAGGGTTCGCTGATGCATTTGATGGTAGAGTTGCTAGATATACCCATACTCAGACAGAATTTGGTGCTGCATTAGATAGTCTTGCTGATGTAGTTTCTTTTGGAGCAACTCCAGCCTTGGTAATGTATTTTTGGAGTTTACATAATTTGGGAGCTTTAGGAGCTGCCATTGCATTTTTATATTTACTTGCTGTTGCTTTGAGGTTAGCAAAATTTGATACTATGCCGGCTAGTGATAATTCTGAAGAAAGCGTATTAGAATGTCGTCTATACTTCTATGGCATGCCTTGCCCAGCTGGGGCTGTAACTATCTCAGGCTTAATCTGGATGAGTCAAAGATTTTTGGTTGGAGACTCTACATTCTTAAGTGTTGTGGTTGTAGTTCTTACGGCATTTACTGCGCTATATTTGGCATTTATGATGGTTAGTGATATTAAATTTAGAAGTTTCAAAGATAGTGACGGTAAAGGTAATATTAGTAAGCTATATGTTATTTGTTTTATACTAATAATTTTGATGCTATTTACAATGCCAGATAAATTACTTTATTTTATAATGATTGGTTACGCTTTGTCTGGTCCAGTATCTCATTATAGGTACAAGCAGAAAATCAAAAATAGTGATTTAAATGAAGATTCAGTAGTAGATGGTAAAAAAAATTATAGATGCTGA